Proteins from a genomic interval of Aureimonas sp. AU20:
- a CDS encoding efflux RND transporter periplasmic adaptor subunit, giving the protein MSAGRTIVILGLGLAAAVVGYAGREGWLAPALARLPGLGAQTTAEPARDRAVPVVAVPAVTADRPVYVGGVGTAKPVNSVLVRAQVSGKIAEIDFREGQDLQKGDPIARLDDALYKAQRDQALAKKAQDEAVLLNAERELQRDERLVQSGNMTEQLVGNQRALVAQNRAQVAADQAAVEAAEAQLSYTTITAPISGRTGLRTVDVGNLVSSGDATGIVTLSQIRPIAVIFSVPQQQLARVNAASREGPLHVDALSSDGSEVLAEGQLTVVDNQVDPTTGTVRLKAEFPNETLALWPGAFVNTRLLVETRRDVLTVPSAAVQHGPAGAYVYVVSADNHVQLRPVTVTLQDERTSVVGAGLSAGELVVTTGFARLQDGASVRVSSPEEADPAKLAVPIAEAGGGKHHKGKHGPKPPTAAAPAAGTAPPEPGHAKPTASEAKTKADAPPARASDLGTPIEASGPGQGDPAVQAAEAGERAAPGSEAAPRAPEAILQRAPASAPGQAPASEPGTGAPAR; this is encoded by the coding sequence ATGAGCGCAGGCAGGACGATCGTCATTCTCGGGCTGGGTCTGGCGGCCGCCGTCGTTGGCTATGCCGGCCGCGAGGGCTGGCTGGCGCCGGCCTTGGCGCGCCTGCCAGGACTGGGAGCGCAGACGACGGCCGAGCCGGCGCGCGATCGCGCCGTGCCGGTGGTGGCGGTGCCGGCGGTCACGGCCGACAGGCCGGTCTATGTCGGCGGCGTCGGCACCGCCAAGCCGGTCAATTCCGTGCTGGTTCGCGCGCAGGTCTCCGGTAAGATCGCCGAGATCGATTTTCGCGAAGGGCAGGACCTCCAGAAGGGCGATCCGATCGCCCGGCTGGACGACGCACTCTACAAGGCGCAGCGCGATCAGGCCCTCGCCAAGAAGGCGCAGGACGAGGCGGTTCTCCTCAATGCCGAACGCGAGCTCCAGCGCGACGAGCGGCTTGTCCAGTCCGGCAACATGACGGAGCAGCTGGTCGGCAACCAGCGGGCGCTTGTGGCGCAGAACCGGGCTCAGGTCGCGGCCGACCAGGCCGCCGTCGAGGCCGCCGAGGCGCAGCTTTCCTACACCACGATCACCGCGCCGATCAGCGGGCGCACCGGCCTTCGCACGGTGGATGTCGGCAATCTGGTGAGCAGTGGCGACGCGACGGGCATCGTCACCCTGTCGCAGATCCGGCCGATCGCCGTGATCTTCTCCGTGCCGCAGCAGCAGCTCGCGCGCGTCAACGCCGCCAGCCGCGAAGGCCCGCTCCACGTGGACGCGCTGTCGAGCGACGGGAGCGAGGTGCTGGCCGAGGGGCAGCTGACGGTGGTGGACAATCAGGTGGACCCGACCACCGGCACGGTGCGCCTCAAGGCCGAGTTTCCTAACGAGACGCTGGCGCTCTGGCCGGGCGCGTTCGTCAACACGCGGCTGCTGGTGGAAACCCGGCGCGACGTCCTGACCGTGCCGAGCGCCGCCGTGCAGCACGGCCCGGCCGGGGCCTATGTCTATGTCGTCTCGGCCGACAATCACGTGCAGCTGCGCCCCGTCACCGTGACGCTGCAGGACGAGCGCACCAGCGTCGTCGGCGCGGGCCTCTCGGCTGGCGAGCTCGTCGTCACCACCGGCTTCGCGCGGCTGCAGGACGGAGCGAGCGTGCGCGTGTCCTCGCCCGAGGAGGCCGACCCCGCCAAGCTCGCCGTGCCGATCGCCGAGGCGGGCGGCGGCAAGCACCACAAGGGCAAGCATGGGCCCAAGCCCCCGACCGCTGCCGCGCCGGCGGCCGGCACGGCGCCCCCCGAACCGGGCCATGCCAAGCCGACCGCGTCCGAAGCGAAGACCAAGGCGGACGCACCGCCGGCCCGCGCCTCCGATCTCGGCACGCCTATCGAGGCTTCGGGACCGGGGCAGGGCGACCCGGCGGTTCAGGCGGCGGAAGCGGGAGAGCGCGCGGCGCCGGGAAGCGAGGCGGCGCCTCGCGCGCCCGAGGCGATTCTTCAGCGTGCGCCGGCTTCCGCCCCCGGACAGGCCCCCGCATCCGAACCGGGCACGGGCGCGCCGGCCCGATGA
- a CDS encoding efflux RND transporter permease subunit produces MSLSTPFIQRPVATTLLAIAVLIAGCLGFASLPVAPLPQVEFPTIRVTTQLPGADPDTMAALVTAPLERPLGQIPALAGMTSASAFGISQITLQFQLGRDIDGAAQDVQAAINAAAGGLPRALPYPPTYAKVNPAATPIVTLALHSDTYPLRDLSDFTDTVLAQRLAEVSGVGDVRIQGGVKPAIRIEVDLTRLAAYGLGLEDLRNAVSNANVSGAKGVVDGSSQSFTLAANDQIHDPATYRALIVAYRNGAPVRLSDVADVVEGLENSRVGAFYQGRPAVVVEIMRQPGANVIETVADINRELPRLREALPAGASLDVVSDRTETIRASIHDVQWTLAVSVALVILVVFLFLRTLSATLIAGIALPLSLVASFAVMWFCGFSLDNLSLMALTIGTGFVVDDAIVMIENIARHLEAGETPMAAALKGAGEIGFTIVSLTASLIAVFIPLLFMSGLVGRMFREFALTLTIAVVVSALVSLTLTPMMCARLLRAPRHDGRGLTGPLDRAMDAMNEAYRRSLDLAVRHGRLMLLLTGATLALTLWLAVTIPKGFLPEQDTGLVTATVEAEPSVSFDAMRAIEAKVGDRLRADPAVKSVTAAIGTSASNLTLNTAVYSLVLKPRDERGIGADEVIARLRAGLADMPGLQATFQSQRDIAISTRASRGAYQYTLTGAEAGEVAGWAERLARQLSSEPALSDVASDAEQGGGRLAVAIDRAAASRLGISMQQVSDTLYDAFGQRQISTIYGEANQYRVILEAAPRFQSDPASLEGIHLPGSGGAMVPLGAFASLSYGTGPLVVSRDEQFPSATISFNLAPGASLGTALAAVKEAERTIGLPDSIQRRTSGDTEEFARSAANEPWLILAAVVTIYIVLGLLYESAVHPLTILSTLPSAGVGALLALMLTGQDLSLIALIGIVLLMGIVKKNAIMMIDFALEAERGEGLAPREAILKAATLRFRPIMMTTLAALFGALPLAFASGAGAELRVPLGISIIGGLLLSQLLTLYTTPVIYLALDGLKRRFAPPALEKPGSQAA; encoded by the coding sequence ATGAGCCTGTCCACCCCGTTCATCCAACGGCCGGTCGCGACGACGCTTCTCGCCATCGCGGTGCTGATCGCGGGGTGTCTCGGCTTCGCCTCGCTGCCCGTGGCGCCGCTGCCGCAGGTCGAGTTTCCGACGATCCGCGTCACCACGCAGCTGCCGGGCGCCGACCCCGACACGATGGCCGCCCTCGTCACCGCGCCGCTGGAGCGCCCGCTCGGGCAGATCCCGGCGCTGGCCGGCATGACCTCCGCCAGCGCCTTCGGCATCAGCCAGATCACGCTGCAATTCCAGCTCGGGCGCGACATCGACGGCGCGGCGCAGGATGTGCAGGCCGCGATCAACGCGGCGGCCGGCGGCCTGCCCCGCGCGCTGCCCTATCCTCCGACCTATGCGAAGGTGAACCCCGCCGCGACGCCCATCGTCACGCTCGCGCTCCATTCCGACACCTACCCCTTGCGCGATCTCAGCGACTTCACCGACACGGTCCTCGCCCAGCGGCTGGCGGAGGTGTCCGGCGTCGGCGACGTGCGCATCCAGGGCGGGGTGAAGCCGGCGATCCGCATCGAGGTGGACCTGACGCGCCTTGCCGCCTATGGCCTCGGCCTCGAAGACCTGCGCAACGCCGTTTCCAACGCCAATGTCTCGGGCGCCAAGGGCGTGGTGGACGGGTCGAGCCAGTCCTTCACGCTCGCCGCCAACGACCAGATCCACGATCCCGCGACCTATCGCGCGCTGATCGTCGCCTATCGCAACGGCGCGCCGGTGCGTCTCAGCGACGTCGCCGACGTGGTGGAAGGGCTGGAGAACAGCCGCGTCGGCGCCTTCTACCAGGGGCGCCCGGCGGTGGTGGTCGAGATCATGCGCCAGCCCGGCGCCAACGTGATCGAGACCGTGGCGGACATCAACCGCGAGCTGCCGCGCCTGCGCGAGGCGCTGCCGGCCGGCGCTTCGCTGGATGTGGTGAGCGACCGGACCGAGACGATCCGCGCCTCGATTCACGATGTGCAATGGACGCTCGCCGTCAGCGTCGCGCTGGTGATCCTCGTCGTGTTCCTGTTTCTGCGCACGCTCTCGGCGACACTGATTGCCGGCATCGCCCTGCCGCTGTCGCTTGTGGCGAGCTTTGCCGTCATGTGGTTCTGTGGCTTCAGCCTCGACAATCTCTCGCTGATGGCGCTCACCATCGGCACCGGCTTCGTGGTGGACGATGCGATCGTGATGATCGAGAACATCGCCCGCCATTTGGAAGCGGGCGAGACGCCGATGGCGGCGGCGCTGAAGGGCGCGGGCGAGATCGGCTTCACCATCGTCTCGCTCACGGCTTCGCTGATTGCCGTGTTCATTCCGCTCCTGTTCATGAGCGGGCTGGTCGGGCGCATGTTTCGGGAGTTCGCGCTGACGCTGACCATCGCCGTGGTTGTCTCCGCGCTCGTCTCGCTGACGCTGACGCCCATGATGTGCGCGCGGCTCCTGCGTGCGCCCCGGCACGATGGACGCGGCCTTACCGGCCCGCTCGACCGCGCCATGGACGCGATGAACGAAGCCTATCGCCGCTCGCTCGATCTCGCCGTGCGCCACGGGCGGCTGATGCTGCTTCTGACCGGCGCGACGCTCGCCCTCACGCTTTGGCTCGCCGTCACGATCCCCAAGGGTTTCCTGCCCGAACAGGACACCGGGCTCGTCACCGCCACCGTGGAGGCCGAGCCGAGCGTGTCCTTCGACGCCATGCGGGCGATCGAGGCCAAGGTCGGCGATCGGCTGCGAGCCGATCCGGCGGTCAAAAGCGTCACGGCGGCGATCGGCACCAGCGCCTCCAACCTGACGCTGAACACCGCCGTCTACAGCCTCGTGCTGAAGCCCCGCGACGAGCGGGGCATAGGCGCGGACGAGGTGATCGCGCGGCTGCGCGCTGGCCTTGCCGACATGCCAGGCCTTCAGGCGACGTTCCAGAGCCAGCGCGACATCGCCATCTCGACACGGGCGAGCCGGGGCGCCTACCAGTATACGCTGACGGGCGCCGAGGCGGGCGAGGTGGCCGGCTGGGCCGAGCGCCTTGCGCGGCAGCTTTCCTCGGAGCCGGCGCTGAGCGATGTCGCCTCCGACGCCGAGCAGGGCGGCGGCCGTCTCGCGGTGGCGATCGACCGCGCGGCGGCGTCGCGGCTCGGCATCTCCATGCAGCAGGTCAGCGACACGCTCTACGATGCGTTCGGCCAGCGCCAGATCAGCACGATCTATGGCGAGGCCAACCAGTATCGCGTCATTCTGGAAGCCGCGCCGCGTTTTCAGTCCGACCCCGCCTCGCTGGAAGGGATCCATCTGCCAGGCAGCGGCGGGGCCATGGTGCCGCTCGGCGCCTTCGCCTCGCTGTCCTACGGCACCGGCCCGCTGGTGGTCAGCCGCGACGAGCAGTTTCCCTCCGCCACGATCAGCTTCAACCTCGCGCCCGGCGCCTCGCTCGGCACCGCGCTCGCCGCCGTGAAGGAGGCCGAGCGGACCATCGGCCTGCCCGATTCCATCCAGCGGCGTACCAGCGGCGACACGGAGGAGTTCGCCCGCTCGGCGGCCAACGAGCCATGGCTGATCCTCGCGGCGGTGGTGACGATCTATATCGTGCTCGGCCTTCTCTATGAGAGCGCCGTCCATCCGCTGACCATCCTCTCCACCCTGCCGTCGGCCGGCGTCGGCGCGCTTCTGGCCCTGATGCTGACGGGGCAGGACCTGTCGCTGATCGCGCTGATCGGCATCGTGCTTCTAATGGGCATCGTGAAGAAGAACGCGATCATGATGATCGACTTCGCGCTGGAAGCGGAGCGCGGCGAGGGGCTGGCGCCGCGCGAGGCGATTCTGAAGGCGGCCACGCTCCGCTTTCGCCCGATCATGATGACGACGCTGGCCGCCCTCTTCGGCGCGCTGCCGCTCGCCTTCGCCAGCGGGGCGGGGGCGGAGCTGCGCGTGCCGCTCGGCATCTCCATCATCGGCGGGCTGCTGCTCAGCCAGCTTCTGACGCTCTACACGACGCCGGTGATCTACCTCGCTCTCGACGGCTTGAAGCGCCGGTTCGCGCCGCCTGCGCTGGAGAAGCCGGGGAGCCAGGCCGCGTGA
- a CDS encoding efflux RND transporter permease subunit, which produces MRLSDPFIDRPIGTTLLAIGLLLLGLVAYHLLPVASLPAVDLPTIRVNASRPGADPESMAESVAAPLERHLGAIAGLTEMTSTSALGATGISLQFDLSRSVDSAARDVQAAINAAVADLPSDMPGLPSLRKANPAAAPILTLALTSDTMTASAVFDIADSVLVQRIAQVEGVGDVSVSGADQPAVRVRVDPQRLAATGLSAADVRNAIVNANTLSPVGSIDAPGAGYAITLDAQLTTPEDYAAIVLRAADGTALRLGDIATVEPGVRNRRSEAWFNGQPAVILAITKAADANVVRTVDAVKALVPELGALLPAGIRIDILQDRTRTIHASVEDMQRTLLVTIALVMAVVFAFLRGGAPTLAAGVTVPLAFAGAFAAMWLSGLALDNLSLMALAVASGFVVDDAIVMIETIQAQLEKGLSPMEAARRGARQIGFTVIAISVSLMAAFIPLFFMGGVTGRFLVTFSLTLAFTIAVSTLVSLTLTPMICAHHMRARHVSHRPSRLSRGTDRAWNGLAGFYARSLKGVLHHRALAVGSVAICVGLTVWLYAQVPKGLLPREDTGFLVVSTQGASDIAYPAMIALERRALAVVRADPAVENVGASVGGGTFGTANHGSMQVSLKPATERPPSEIVVNRLRRALADIPGLESSVYAPSDIRIGARSADSEYQFTLWDADFGELTAWAPRIEERLRGEGVLADVSSDREPNGLQASVEVDRSAASRLGIAMTAVDAALNNAFAQRQVTTIYGERNQYRVILEAGPDFASDPQDVLKIEVPGAGGKLVPLSAIAVIKRAEAPVDVNHQGQFPAVTISYDLAEGATLDQANAAVRAAVAGMHLPDTLHAEFAGDAAATSSGVSQPFLILAALVAVYVVLGILYESLVHPLTILSTLPSAGLGALLALWVSGTELTLVAFIGIILLIGIVKKNGIMLVDFALEAERGRGLPPEEAIFEACLQRFRPITMTTLAAFAGALPLIVSTGPGADLHRPLGIAIAGGLLVSQALTLYTTPIIYLLFARLAGKNRAAIEFSPAGHAGGTGLSGS; this is translated from the coding sequence GTGAGGCTGTCCGATCCGTTCATCGACAGGCCGATCGGCACCACGCTCCTGGCGATCGGCCTTCTGCTGCTCGGCCTCGTCGCCTACCATCTCCTGCCGGTGGCGAGCCTGCCGGCGGTGGACCTGCCGACGATCCGGGTCAATGCGAGCCGGCCGGGCGCCGATCCCGAGAGCATGGCCGAAAGCGTCGCTGCTCCGCTGGAGCGCCATCTCGGCGCCATCGCGGGTCTTACCGAGATGACCTCCACCAGCGCGCTCGGCGCCACCGGCATCTCGCTCCAGTTCGACCTTTCGCGCAGCGTCGACAGCGCGGCGCGCGACGTGCAGGCGGCGATCAACGCCGCCGTCGCGGATCTGCCGAGCGACATGCCCGGACTGCCCTCGCTCCGAAAGGCCAACCCCGCCGCCGCTCCCATCCTCACCCTGGCGCTCACCTCCGACACGATGACCGCGAGCGCGGTGTTCGACATCGCCGACAGCGTACTCGTCCAGCGCATCGCGCAGGTGGAGGGCGTCGGCGACGTGTCGGTCAGCGGCGCGGATCAGCCGGCCGTGCGCGTTCGCGTCGATCCGCAGCGCCTTGCCGCGACCGGGCTCTCGGCGGCGGACGTGCGCAACGCTATCGTCAACGCCAATACGCTAAGCCCGGTCGGCTCGATCGACGCGCCGGGCGCGGGCTACGCGATCACGCTCGACGCGCAGCTGACGACGCCGGAGGACTATGCCGCCATCGTCCTTCGCGCCGCCGACGGCACGGCGCTGCGCCTCGGCGACATCGCAACCGTCGAGCCGGGCGTGCGCAACCGCCGCTCCGAGGCCTGGTTCAACGGTCAGCCGGCGGTGATCCTCGCCATTACCAAGGCGGCGGACGCCAACGTGGTGCGGACGGTGGACGCGGTGAAGGCGCTGGTTCCCGAACTTGGCGCGCTCCTGCCCGCCGGTATCCGCATCGACATCCTGCAGGACAGAACGCGTACGATCCACGCCAGCGTGGAGGACATGCAGCGTACGCTGCTCGTCACGATCGCGCTGGTCATGGCCGTGGTCTTCGCCTTTCTGCGCGGCGGGGCGCCGACGCTGGCGGCGGGCGTCACCGTGCCGCTCGCCTTTGCCGGCGCCTTCGCGGCCATGTGGCTTTCGGGGCTGGCTCTCGACAATCTCTCGCTCATGGCGCTCGCGGTCGCCAGCGGCTTCGTGGTGGACGATGCGATCGTCATGATCGAGACCATCCAGGCCCAGCTCGAAAAGGGCCTCTCGCCCATGGAGGCGGCGCGCCGGGGCGCCCGGCAGATCGGCTTCACGGTGATCGCCATCAGCGTCTCGCTCATGGCGGCCTTCATCCCGCTCTTCTTCATGGGCGGCGTCACCGGGCGCTTTCTCGTCACCTTCTCGCTGACGCTGGCCTTCACCATCGCCGTCTCGACCCTCGTGTCGCTGACGTTGACGCCGATGATCTGCGCCCATCACATGCGCGCGCGCCATGTAAGCCATCGGCCCAGCCGGCTGTCGCGGGGGACGGACCGCGCATGGAACGGCCTTGCCGGTTTCTATGCCCGCTCGCTCAAGGGCGTGCTGCATCATCGCGCGCTGGCCGTCGGCAGCGTCGCCATCTGCGTCGGGCTTACCGTCTGGCTCTATGCGCAGGTGCCAAAGGGTCTGCTCCCGCGCGAGGATACGGGCTTTCTGGTGGTCAGCACGCAAGGGGCCAGCGACATCGCCTATCCCGCCATGATCGCGCTGGAGCGCCGGGCGCTGGCCGTGGTGAGGGCCGATCCGGCGGTGGAGAATGTCGGCGCCTCGGTCGGCGGCGGGACCTTCGGCACCGCCAATCACGGCTCCATGCAGGTGTCGCTCAAGCCCGCCACCGAGCGGCCGCCGAGCGAGATCGTGGTGAACCGGCTGCGCCGGGCCTTGGCCGACATTCCGGGCCTGGAAAGCTCGGTCTACGCGCCGAGCGACATTCGCATCGGCGCGCGCAGCGCGGATTCCGAATATCAGTTCACGCTCTGGGACGCCGATTTCGGCGAGCTCACCGCCTGGGCGCCGCGCATCGAGGAGCGGCTGCGGGGGGAGGGCGTGCTGGCCGACGTCAGCAGCGACCGGGAGCCGAACGGGCTGCAGGCCAGCGTCGAGGTGGACCGATCGGCCGCCAGCCGGCTCGGCATCGCGATGACGGCCGTGGACGCGGCGCTGAACAACGCCTTCGCGCAGCGGCAAGTGACGACGATCTATGGCGAGCGGAACCAGTACCGCGTCATCCTGGAAGCGGGGCCGGATTTCGCCAGCGATCCGCAGGATGTCCTCAAGATCGAGGTGCCCGGCGCGGGGGGCAAGCTCGTGCCGCTGTCGGCCATTGCCGTCATCAAGCGGGCGGAGGCGCCGGTCGATGTCAACCATCAGGGCCAATTCCCGGCGGTGACGATCTCCTACGATCTCGCGGAAGGCGCGACGCTGGATCAGGCCAACGCGGCGGTGCGGGCGGCGGTGGCGGGAATGCACCTGCCGGACACGCTCCATGCCGAGTTCGCGGGCGATGCGGCGGCCACTTCCTCGGGCGTCAGCCAGCCGTTCCTGATCCTCGCCGCGCTCGTCGCCGTCTATGTCGTGCTCGGCATTCTCTACGAAAGTCTCGTCCACCCGCTGACGATCCTCTCCACCCTGCCGTCCGCTGGGCTCGGCGCGCTTCTGGCTCTGTGGGTCAGCGGCACGGAGCTGACCCTCGTCGCCTTTATCGGCATCATCCTTCTGATCGGCATCGTGAAGAAGAACGGCATCATGCTCGTGGACTTCGCCCTGGAGGCGGAGCGCGGGCGCGGCCTGCCTCCGGAGGAGGCGATCTTCGAAGCCTGCCTCCAGCGCTTCCGGCCGATCACCATGACGACGCTCGCCGCCTTCGCCGGAGCGCTGCCGCTGATCGTCTCCACCGGACCGGGCGCCGATCTCCATCGCCCGCTCGGCATCGCCATCGCCGGCGGGCTGCTCGTCAGCCAGGCGCTGACGCTCTACACCACGCCGATCATCTACCTCCTCTTCGCTCGCCTCGCGGGGAAGAACCGCGCCGCGATCGAGTTTTCGCCGGCGGGACATGCGGGCGGCACCGGGTTGAGCGGATCGTAG
- a CDS encoding calcium-binding protein: MFDYRRFSTTQSAELAETSLKIATFGQLDRIFGMDIGKITNAFGGSLPDGLAANRAHIALPEGWSKVGPAALGLGPEAVDADGYYIIKSPLTGTTYSGPQAQILEERDAAGHVTRVSIAFSGTNSPVDLPDYTQLNSGEIAPNMEPLLAAVRDYTLAHGLTADHVIVTGYSLGAAYTNVMAKYADTLAGGFFADSSYIAHEVPYTYEGQDRVLNIGYENDVVHRAAGSFPSFGEAVAHAPGLMGQDYALGSATDNLILFSDDYASPGWPFGPFALYNIVGGWSAHLAGITSDAIDRITHSAFYDFTARDSLVIVSNLSGAARPVTWVEDLPRPSDTHGHVGDSAFLIGSQYDDRLRGNVGNDYIDAMGGDDTIRPGPGQNRVEGGTGTDTLELNGRPGDWTVSKLSDGTLAFSSPSQGLNIVSGVEKVAFLNGQHYAIGADHLEDQTWSGLLDWRNQDIGFTSALQGTAGNDTLTGSRVFGLAGNDTITGTAQADLLYGGAGRDWLDGRGGNDAIYGGEGNDTLTGGGGVDLLNGGLGDDLFVVNAAQPGRVTVEDFRLSDVEHDMIRIVGSAYHTAAEVLDHAEQTEDGVMIHLGSVNLLVEHMLLSNLSSDMLIVG, translated from the coding sequence ATGTTCGACTATCGCCGCTTTTCCACCACGCAATCTGCCGAGCTCGCTGAAACGTCGCTGAAGATCGCGACCTTCGGCCAGCTCGATCGCATTTTCGGGATGGATATCGGTAAGATCACCAATGCGTTCGGCGGAAGCCTGCCGGACGGCCTGGCCGCCAACCGCGCCCACATCGCCCTGCCCGAGGGCTGGTCCAAGGTCGGCCCGGCCGCGCTCGGGCTGGGGCCCGAGGCCGTGGATGCCGACGGCTACTACATCATCAAGAGCCCGTTGACCGGGACCACCTATTCCGGCCCGCAGGCGCAGATCCTCGAAGAGCGCGACGCCGCCGGGCATGTCACGCGGGTGTCCATCGCGTTCTCCGGCACCAACTCGCCGGTCGATCTGCCGGATTATACGCAGCTCAACAGCGGCGAGATCGCGCCGAACATGGAGCCCTTGCTCGCCGCAGTTCGTGATTACACGCTGGCCCACGGCCTCACGGCGGACCACGTCATCGTCACCGGCTACTCGTTGGGCGCCGCCTACACCAACGTCATGGCGAAATATGCCGATACGCTGGCGGGCGGCTTCTTCGCCGACAGCAGCTATATCGCGCACGAGGTGCCCTACACCTATGAGGGGCAGGACCGTGTTCTCAACATCGGTTACGAGAACGATGTCGTGCATCGCGCGGCCGGTTCCTTCCCTTCGTTCGGCGAGGCCGTGGCGCATGCGCCGGGCTTGATGGGGCAGGATTACGCGCTCGGCTCCGCGACGGACAATCTGATCCTGTTCAGCGACGATTACGCCTCGCCCGGCTGGCCGTTCGGCCCGTTCGCGCTCTACAACATCGTCGGCGGCTGGAGCGCGCATCTGGCCGGCATCACCTCCGACGCGATCGACCGGATCACGCATTCTGCCTTTTACGACTTCACCGCGCGCGACAGTCTGGTGATCGTCTCCAACCTCAGCGGCGCCGCGCGGCCCGTGACCTGGGTGGAGGACCTGCCCCGGCCATCGGACACGCACGGCCATGTCGGCGACTCCGCCTTTCTGATCGGTTCGCAATATGACGACCGGCTGCGCGGCAATGTCGGCAACGACTATATCGACGCGATGGGCGGCGACGACACGATCCGCCCGGGGCCCGGGCAGAACCGCGTCGAGGGCGGGACGGGCACCGACACGCTGGAACTGAACGGCCGGCCCGGCGACTGGACCGTCTCCAAATTGAGCGACGGCACGCTTGCGTTTTCCTCTCCTTCCCAAGGCCTGAACATCGTCTCGGGTGTCGAGAAAGTCGCGTTCCTGAACGGGCAGCATTACGCGATCGGGGCCGATCATCTCGAGGATCAGACCTGGAGCGGCCTGCTCGACTGGCGGAACCAAGATATCGGCTTCACCTCGGCGCTTCAAGGAACGGCGGGCAACGACACGCTGACGGGATCGCGGGTCTTCGGCCTCGCCGGCAACGACACGATCACCGGGACCGCGCAGGCGGACCTGCTCTACGGAGGCGCCGGGCGCGACTGGCTGGACGGGCGGGGCGGCAACGACGCGATCTATGGCGGCGAGGGCAATGACACGCTGACGGGCGGTGGCGGCGTCGACCTCCTCAACGGCGGCCTGGGCGACGATCTCTTCGTGGTCAACGCGGCGCAGCCCGGCCGCGTCACGGTCGAGGACTTCCGCCTGAGCGACGTCGAGCACGACATGATCCGGATCGTCGGGAGCGCGTACCATACAGCCGCCGAAGTGCTCGATCATGCCGAGCAGACCGAGGACGGCGTGATGATCCATCTCGGCAGCGTGAACCTTCTGGTGGAGCACATGCTGCTGAGCAATCTGTCCTCCGACATGCTGATCGTCGGCTAA
- a CDS encoding recombinase: MAKADKRPFEMGQVGNAACPVLTMKGGIGVVMLDVLDCGHPGFVARRQRAHAAYKLVGYTPRRDYAYVEINRALRALHPDVVGEVVAGLQATGCRITKDSNTELIKVNGEFTLSVTIARCQRTEAGSLRWQLRFDTGLLPDITIAVRMDAANRVPLDYYLLPAIDLASPKLRLAEENGFALDAYRFETLDLLYDIAEPVRIAEAA, translated from the coding sequence ATGGCGAAAGCGGACAAGCGGCCATTTGAGATGGGGCAGGTGGGGAACGCGGCCTGTCCTGTCCTCACGATGAAAGGCGGCATCGGGGTCGTCATGCTCGACGTGCTGGATTGCGGTCACCCAGGCTTTGTAGCTCGTCGCCAGCGTGCTCATGCCGCCTACAAGCTCGTCGGCTACACGCCGCGCCGCGACTACGCCTATGTCGAGATCAACCGCGCGCTACGCGCCTTGCACCCGGATGTCGTCGGCGAAGTGGTGGCAGGGCTGCAAGCAACCGGCTGTCGTATAACCAAGGATTCGAACACCGAGCTCATAAAGGTCAACGGAGAGTTCACCCTCTCGGTCACGATCGCGCGCTGCCAAAGGACGGAAGCTGGCTCGCTGCGCTGGCAGCTTCGCTTCGACACAGGATTGCTTCCAGACATCACGATCGCCGTTCGAATGGATGCGGCCAACCGCGTGCCGCTCGACTACTACCTTCTGCCCGCGATCGATCTCGCATCGCCCAAACTGCGTCTCGCCGAGGAGAACGGCTTCGCACTCGATGCCTACCGCTTCGAGACACTCGATCTTCTCTACGACATCGCCGAACCTGTCCGAATCGCGGAGGCTGCTTGA